GTGCACCAaagaaaattgttaaaatattaccAATGTGttcatttacagtgtatttttgtaGGGTGTAAAAACCTCAGGAacgtttttaaatgtatatgtactACAATAAATATCGTTCCAAACAGTTTCACAGAGAATAGTGCTTGCAGATTGAAACGTTGTCATGGAAGCTTTTGTAAGTGATACTGTGATCTTATGGGAAAGCCTCAGCAGCTCTTACCCCAAGCTTCACACTAACTGCCTGCAAGTGCCATTCTTCATTCATCAACAATCAGCTAACATTCAGTCCAATTTATGTTGAGTTTCCAGTTGATATTATTTATCCACTTTGTTTCcgttttctgtctgtctttcatcttTTTGTATGTTGTTTTTTGTGTGATTATGCATCCACATCCCTTCCCTCACACCCTTCCTCACCCACTGTTCCCCATCCTGACCTCTGCATTCGTATTCAGCTGGTCACAGAGTAAGTGCCTCTCCAGACCTCTAGTGCTCACGGTTTTTCTCAGTTTTTAGATAGTGCTTCTGTGTTCTCTGGCTGCTGGATCTAGCATGATTCCTCTTTCACCTTCAGTCTTGCTTTCTGTTTGCATTGCTCTGGGTTTTAGAATGCTCTTCATCAAGTCGATCTAATTTCTGTGGTCATCAAGTAGTTAATAATCTAATTTATAAGCTTGCCAGAATGATGAGCATTGAAGAATACTCTTCCACCATGTTGAGAAATATATAGTCCTGTTTCTAAGCATTACAGAAAACTTTTGTGGTTTTTATGAACAATGTGAGGTATATTTTAAACTCAAGCTAAATCGAGTATCAGTGAGACTTGGTCAAACATACTGATCTCATAAGAATATTGGCTGATGTTTGGAATGGGATACTAATGTACTATGTACACTGCTGTATTTTGCGGAAAACTGCATACTACTTTATTTGAAAAGTATGTGAGACTGTATGCAACAATGAACATTTTTAAACAGCAGTATGTTATTGTTGTATTGTTTGGTCACATGACCTCATTTATTCTGTGCACATTTATTCAGAGTCCCATTCAATAATATAAGGTATCTTTACAATGCAAGTTAAGGTTGCTCTGTGCCTGCTTAAAATTCAGTGTAAAAGGCACAATGCCATATAAATTCCTGACTAATTTGTGCCTGCTTAGCCTCTAGTATTAAAGTATACAGTTGTAATAGCGGtctaaatgcatttaatgcaatAAAGACACCTATATGGCATTTCAGAAGCTCTTCTGTGCCCCCTTTGCAGTGTAAATTTggtattagaaataaaaaagccTAGTTGCATCCAGTTTTGTGTCCAAATGTCAAAACTTGGGGCTGTCAGATAACAAAATATTGCATACTGCACCTCATATTGCTACATACTGCAGAAACAGTAAGGCTTACATTCTGAAATTGCATGTTTCTGTGCAGCTAGGTACTTCCTTTGAATTATTTTGCTAGCATCaaaaatttttttatgtagtttgaATGTGTGTAGTATGAATTTAATCCACAGATACTGAATTGCCATTTTGGCATAGTCATGTGACCTGTCAGTTGTCACTTCACTGCAATTCACAAATCCTTtcccatggcctcatgggatatcGAAGTGTCCATCGAATGTGCACTTCAAAATCTCACCAGAATAGTAAGTCATCTAGGTACATTCCACTTTCTGTTTTATGAATGCCATGGACACACCAACTCTTTCACATACTGTTCGTTTGCTATATTGTAGGGAAGTGGTATGATTTCTGATGCAGCCACAGTGTAAGATGTTAGTATGCTATTCCCAAACATAGCCATGTTGTCTTCAAATGTTTAGCTGTGTTTTATTGAAAATCTGCATTGTGTAAGATCTCAATTTTCTATAGTACCAAGATTTGATTCTACTGAACAGTTTTTTAGGCTTGTATGCTCATAGTTTAATCTCAGCCTGTTTTAGGTTCAGCAAGTTCAGCTGAGCTAACGGTCTTAGAATCGGCTCCTTGTGCTCAGCTTGACCTAATTGCTGTCTGAAGAAAATTTTGCACATCAATGCATCAAATAGATTCCAAAGGCAAAACAATTCCTCtccaaatgttttaaattaaagatttcattcaGACGGCAATGCTTTGCTTACGACAGCCACTATACCTCACTCTATGTGTCCAGCAACATAGGTTGGAACACTAACAAGTTTTATTTCGCCATTAGCTGGTCCTCGTGTTAGGTGACCTTCACATTCCCCACCGATGCAACACCCTACCTGCCAAATTCAAGAAGTTGCTAGTGCCTGGCAAGATTCAGCACATCCTCTGCACAGGAAACCTTTGTACAAAGGAGAGCTACGACTACCTGAAAACACTGGCTGGAGATGTGCACATAGTCAGAGGAGACTTTGATGAGGTGACTTAGAGTTcctatttctgtttttcattgtttgtttgtttatgcacTCTTTTAACTATCCTCATTGCCTGTTTCGAAATTATAGAACTTGAATTATCCAGAACAGAAGGTGGTGACAGTGGGGCAGTTCAAAATCGGCCTTATCCATGGACACCAAGTGATCCCGTGGGGCGACATGGCGAGCTTGGCGCTGCTTCAAAGGCAGCTGGATGTAGATATCCTTATTTCTggtcacacacacaaatttgAGGCTTTCGAGAATGAGAATAAATTTTATATTAACCCCGGATCTGCCACAGGGGCCTATAGCGCACTGGAAAGGTATAACATTTACTTTTATAATCTCTGCATCGTGTTATATGCAATTGATTACATGATTTGTGATGAAATTGTCTCTTAACAGCAACATCACACCATCGTTTGTTTTGATGGACATTCAAGCATCTACAGTGGTAACGTATGTCTATCAGCTCATTGGAGACGACGTCAAAGTCGAGAGAATCGAATACAAAAAGTCTTAAAGATCACGGATACTGTCAGCTGCCTTCTTTCAGGATGCTAATCTTGTCATTCCCTCTCACCTGAACGTCACAAATGCTGTATCATAATGTTAcgctatattttaatgtaatatataatactgTTTATATGTCACCAGAATGTCAGCATTGTGGTTCAGCAGATTGTTGTTGAGGATGCAATCATGCTGCGTTATTTGCATAATGTTAGTGTGAATTAGTCTTCTAAATATGTTATGTGCCCTATTAATTTTTCAAGGCCCATGTTAAGTCATCTTTCATCAAATAAAACCCCACATCACATGAGCAgtgtcattttgttgttttattttttaagaaaacactgaatgcacgttattaaaatcagtattttaaaatgtctggAACAGCCTTTTACTTAAAACTGGATCATCTCGGAGATGTTTTAAGACTAAGAATGATCTTGTtagatatttttcacaaatgacAAAACAGATTGATGTGTTAGGTAAGGAATAGATAGTACTCATCATCGTCTTCTGATTCATTGAAAGACAGGCCACTTATGTGTCCTGCAAGATAAGAATCCATTTCAGTTGCCTCGCATTCAAAGTCATCTTCCCATGGACGTGATTCTGGAAATATAGGtcagttttaaataatgttaaatacagctaaattctttaaataatgTAAAGATTTCATAATATCAGGATCATAAAGAATCCTGTATATTACACTATTTTTAGGCTGTAAAGCAGCAAACCTACCCCGTGAAGAAGCGTGTTTTGCAGTTTTGGTCTTAGTTCTTTTTGTTGAATGTATTGTGTTTGGCTTTGCAAATCCAGAAGACACTCTGTGTGGTTGTTAAGTATTAGAATCACAGCTATTTCTATTTCAGTGTTTCAACATTTTCGCAGGTGGCAACATTTCCTTACCTTTGATGATTGACAAGTTTAGGTAAAGTAGTTTTCTTCACTTTCTCTGAGGTCGAAGATCTCTTTCCACTTTCTTTTGTCCTGCTCGTAGATGTAATTTGGGAGTTTGTCGTGTGCTTCACTTGTGGGATGCGTGTTGACATCTGCAGCTTCACGTTCAGATGCACATTCGCATCTGGCACTAAATATGAagtacaataaattataaatttctttgtaATGAAAGATCTTGCTAATACAGGCAAAATAAGTTCAGAGGCGTTGGTTCACCTGTCCTGATACAGCGGTGTAATACATTCATATAGTGTTGACATATTAGCTGCCGCATGTGCTCTTTACTGTAGGCCTCTGCGAAATTATACAGAAAACGCTTCTGTCCGGGTGTCAGGCCTGGGTGCTGAAAACAAAGTGAATTTGAATTATGAGATACTTGGCATAAGTTTCTAAATGACTGCTGAACCAGTCCAGATATCAGATGTATTTATCAAttcattgcaatatatatatatatttgaatatattttaaaatgcaatgttccagtaatggcaaagctacattttcagcagccaaattttttttttttttttatgacagcaATAAAttccattatttatatatatatatatatatatatatgatcaaattgTTCTTTGAAACGGCAAtcgtaatatttcacattactgttttactttcattttaatcaaataaagatataggtttctttttaaaaacttttctaAAGCAATCTCTAATCATTGCGCACATTTTCCTGATAGTATATATTTCATGAAATACCTGTAAGAATGGAGCAGCAGCCATGATCTTAGGGATATGAATAGTTTTAGTGCCCCGATCTTGTTCTGGCACTTGAACAGTTGcaggtttttgtattttatgtccaAATACTGAGTTTGTTTTGCCTGGATAAAAGGGGAAAATTAAGTCCATTCACTGAATATTTAGTTACAGTTTACGTGAGAAATATTAATACAAGTAATAGTTCCCAGAAAATCGTTAGCTACACATATGACAGCCGTTCGTCTTAAGAAGGTTTTTAGAATGCCTGTTTGGTCCCACTCAACTGGGTCAGAGACTCTGGTTACTCTGTCCAAATTATACAGGTGTAATGTTTCGGTAATTTACACATATTAATATTACTTCTGTATCCATATGGAAAAAGACAAACTTAGTGTACATGCTGTTGCAGatgtacatactgtatttacagttGTATACAACAGGAAAAATGCAAAAGAGCTGCTGTAGAAATGCAGAGACGTGATTCAAGATTTTATAATTTTAGGATAGTACAACAAACTTACCAGCGTGCACATGACTAAGACCAGATGGCCTGTCAAGGGAAATATTATATCACAGGAAATATAATCTATGCAACAACAACACAAAGTAATTTGCATAGCCGTTGTAAAATATTCAAGGACTTAACGTACCTTAAAGGCAAAAACGACTTTCTGTGGTACAGACGACTTTTATCGTTGCTTTCGAGGAATTTCACGTGTTTTTTCATGCCGGAATGTTACCGTTACTTGAACTGGGGCTTGTAGAATATTTACAAGCGATATTAAATGACCTGTAATGCCATCCGATACTGAGCGCGTTTCCAGTGTTTTGACCTCTACAGGCTTCCGTtggtgacagaaaaaaaaaaaacagcatggctGCTGTAGATATTGTAAGATGAACACATTGCTGAGGCAAATTTGGTGAAATAAGTTAAAACTACATACTGTCTAGTGCTGTTGGAGCTGGAGAATTTACAATGCCTCGATACGCGCAACTGGTGATGGGTCCTGCCGGAAGTGGAAAGGTAATTCAGTACCAGGAGGACTAACTTAGTTGCGTTAACATAATAAATGATACccaatagttattttttttatttttttgtgtgcatatcTATGCTGAAGAGTTAAATATAAAACACCAGTCTGGTCTGTTTTGCTTGTAATTATTTTAGCCTAAGCATAATACTTGAACCATTAATATATCGATTCTTACTATGGGTTATAGTGATGTATATACTGAATTCGAGTTGTTCTCTGTATTTTCAGAGCACTTACTGTGCCACAATGTTAGAGCACTGTCAGGCCCTCAATCGATCTGTACAGGTGGTGAATCTGGATCCAGCTGCAGAGCATTTTAACTATCCTGTCATGGCAGGTCCGGAATCAACAGATACACACTCTGAGCAGTTTATATCAGAAGATTTTTAGGATCATGAGAAATAAATATAGTCAAAGGTTCTCGAGCATTTCACTGGTATAGTCTAATGTGTAGTCACTAACGGTGTcattatttacattgttttaattatttacaatgagtcgagtaaaataaaaataaactataataaaaaatacatgatttcggtatttattaatttttaataatacatttattattaacttttaagataaaaagtcaaataataaattaccttttaatcaaatattataagggcaaaaaagaaaaacatggatgAATCATCTACAATAAGATGTCacgcatttagaaaatagataggTGATGCATTTGgatttcattataatttaaagttaataagtcttctaataaatattgacattaaatataaaaaaaatacaaaagtcaTACAATTTGTATTTCATAACTATGGTTGCAACTGCTCTCAAATCCAAGGTAGATATAGAAATAGATAAAGATATAAACTTTATTGTCAGACAATGTCTGAAATATTTGTGTAACAGTTTCTTGCACACTACGTTgttacaaacaaaacacaacatttcaCTGTAGACATAGACACACTAAATACGATATAAGAAAAACACCTCAAGAAATGTTTTAAGACATTTAATATGTTCTGTTACAATTTTCACCGTACGCAGATATTCGAGAATTGATCCAGGTAGATGATGTTATGGAGGATGACTCTCTGAGATTCGGCCCCAACGGAGGTCTGATCTTCTGTATGGAGTACTTCGCTAACAACTTTGACTGGCTGGAGGAGAGTCTTGGTCATGTGGAGGACGACTACATACTGTTTGATTGCCCTGGTAAGAGCTGATGTCCCAGATGTATGGTGCTGTTGAGGATTGGCATGGAACGATACCGAGCATTGTGTCCTCTGAACTGCAGGTCAGATCGAGCTGTACACGCATCTGCCTGTAATGAAGCAGCTCGTGGAGCAGCTGCAGCAGTGGGAATTTCGTGTGTGTGGA
The genomic region above belongs to Carassius auratus strain Wakin unplaced genomic scaffold, ASM336829v1 scaf_tig00002694, whole genome shotgun sequence and contains:
- the LOC113070005 gene encoding vacuolar protein sorting-associated protein 29, whose amino-acid sequence is MLVLVLGDLHIPHRCNTLPAKFKKLLVPGKIQHILCTGNLCTKESYDYLKTLAGDVHIVRGDFDENLNYPEQKVVTVGQFKIGLIHGHQVIPWGDMASLALLQRQLDVDILISGHTHKFEAFENENKFYINPGSATGAYSALESNITPSFVLMDIQASTVVTYVYQLIGDDVKVERIEYKKS
- the LOC113070004 gene encoding protein FAM216A-like produces the protein MKKHVKFLESNDKSRLYHRKSFLPLRPSGLSHVHAGKTNSVFGHKIQKPATVQVPEQDRGTKTIHIPKIMAAAPFLQHPGLTPGQKRFLYNFAEAYSKEHMRQLICQHYMNVLHRCIRTVPDANVHLNVKLQMSTRIPQVKHTTNSQITSTSRTKESGKRSSTSEKVKKTTLPKLVNHQRVSSGFAKPNTIHSTKRTKTKTAKHASSRESRPWEDDFECEATEMDSYLAGHISGLSFNESEDDDEYYLFLT